In Candidatus Cloacimonadaceae bacterium, the genomic stretch CTCTGGGGCTATGTCCACATGTTTGTCTATGACACAGGACGCGATTTGATGAGCATGGGCATCGTCCCCGGCGAAAACCTCCTGCCGGAAGTTGCCTACATCAAGCTTGGCTGGGCACTGGGACAATCCAATGATCCTGAAATAGTTCGCGAATTGATGCTAACACCCATTGCGGGAGACATTACCCCAGGAGAACCTTACAACGGATATCTCATCTTCCAAGGTGGTATTCCGGAAGTGGAGGAGTTTATCCGAAAGTACCACAAATAGGTGGAAGGGTGTAGCGCAGCATGCCACTGCTGCGAAGGTGGAAAGGAGGAAGGGTTAGATAATTTCCTCATAATCATCTCTCTGACACTCTTTCTCTGATTCCTCCATTTCTCTGTGGTGAGATCAATCTCTGATCTTGCTCCGCTATTACTCCGCTATTTCTCTGTGTTTCAAAAAAAGAAGTCCCCCAAAAGAATAGTTCAGATTTTTATTGACAAGACAAGGCTGCTGATACATCTTGCCCTAAATGCCTTAATGATTTGAGAGTGAAATAGATATAGATATGATAAACGAAACGGTTACACTGGCTGAAACCGAGGATAGCCCCTTTGGAAAAGACTTCGTGCGCTGTCATAGGATAGCTGCTGAGAGGTCTTTTAGTATTTTGGGACATAGCCCGCGTTTTCCATATTCACACACTCACTCACGAATTTTCATTTAATCGCATAACCAACAGCACATCAAAGCGTTACATTATTCGCTGCCTAAGCGAAGCGGCGAAGCTGCGAAAATCCCAAACACTGAGATTAGCTACAAGATTTAGAGTTTATTGGCTAACCGCGCAACACTAAACAAAGGACAACCATTGAACAATCAACCCCTATCTCTGGATTTGAAATCGAAGCTCGAATTCCTCATGTGGGATTATAATGTTTCCGCGCAGGAGAGCTACGAAGTTCTGATTGGGGCAAGGGAAATGGCGGGTCACTACGATCAGTTCAATCTATTCAGAAAGGTTTTGGAAACTTACCCGTGGTTCACAATCATGGAGATGCTGCCCTTATCAAGGATCAAAGAACTTCTAAACGATCAAGTAGTTTCCAAGCTGCGCTCAAAGCAATTACAAAAAAGATATGAATATATCCGCAACAGACTATCAGGCATTATATAGACTGCAGGATCAGGCGATTGCCGTTTTGTCAGACGTTCTTGGAGGTTTCTACCTGACCGGTGGCACTGCCTTGGACCGTTTCTATTTACATCACCGATACAGCGATGACCTGGATTTTTTCATCAACGCTGCAGATGACTTCAAAGACAGGGTAAACAAAATCTTCCGAAAGCTGAAAAGCTCCTTTGTTCTGGATGAAAGTCTCACTCTCGAGGCTGAGACATACACCAGATTTTACATTGCTGGTTTACCCAAACTGAAGATTGAAGTGGTAAATGATGTCCCAGAGCGTTGGGGAGCATCTAACAAAGCAATGGGAATTGATATCGATAATCCTGCGAATATATTGTCCAATAAGCTCGGATGCATTATGAGCAGAGATGAACCCAAAGATGTCTTTGATATCATCGTCCTGGCAGAAACATAT encodes the following:
- a CDS encoding nucleotidyl transferase AbiEii/AbiGii toxin family protein; translation: MNISATDYQALYRLQDQAIAVLSDVLGGFYLTGGTALDRFYLHHRYSDDLDFFINAADDFKDRVNKIFRKLKSSFVLDESLTLEAETYTRFYIAGLPKLKIEVVNDVPERWGASNKAMGIDIDNPANILSNKLGCIMSRDEPKDVFDIIVLAETYSFNWKDVYTQAISKQITNETDIAMRLNSFPVHWLEDVPWIKKAFNPKDISAKLNKIADDLLFARDNSLGLNKPKIENAVTSQS